From Nitrospirota bacterium, a single genomic window includes:
- a CDS encoding iron-containing alcohol dehydrogenase → MTTDPDHYPQRPPAVSERMMLSFAAAVLTVLLIPEGRVLSAATSDPGAGVEQQESSVQSPDPQVQEEIGNRILALDRYDSERLTQLAERWRRVSDDAISFADSRNARLQEALGLSIATTAQLLYNDRASLDAALADALDLQQRVRSGAWLQERLGEVILQTAAFAAPNTARFQEQLQSRIKVLSEMERRMALNTDARVVALSARQAQLPREAIARLADAVADGHRVARFYDASVDARIAREMDAIRNEMAQTRSAEDYQQLAEAAEAAIRSPWNTRGFLEFGAAALLGAIAMMAWVGLFARGGLPRARTRDIKPIGWRASPPLRWRDKVARTQSTTLSIWPHEVMFGSHCTRDIGRYVAREKAAHVTIVTDQGVAQQGLVDPVKASLTKAGVTCDVVDQVSREVPHTVIAEIASRCQKSGTDWLVAVGGGSVIDTAKAVGIVLANGGSIQDYEGVDRISRPITPLYAVPTTAGSGAETSPFCIVRDTAQKRKIEIFSRKLIPQRIFIDPLMTRSMPPELTASSGMDALANAIEAYFSTFANPVSDTLALDAIRLIAENLRAAVANGNNLKARQQMALAAFEAGHAAVNARSGAVHALGHSLSGLFDIPERIGDAILLPHVMKANMNADIRRMAKVAEALGESVEGLSVRAAAQRAINAVMLLMVDVGLPTSLTQVGVDKSAIATLSERALQDPFLATNPRAFSRKDIAAIYEDAFIEYAEVEMESTPSQGTSATVP, encoded by the coding sequence ATGACCACTGATCCAGATCATTACCCCCAGCGTCCGCCGGCTGTTTCTGAGAGGATGATGCTCTCGTTCGCGGCAGCGGTGCTGACCGTGCTGCTGATCCCAGAGGGTCGGGTGTTGTCGGCCGCAACCAGCGATCCAGGTGCCGGTGTCGAGCAACAAGAGTCCTCCGTCCAAAGCCCGGACCCGCAGGTCCAAGAAGAGATCGGGAACCGAATCCTCGCGCTGGACCGGTACGACTCCGAACGACTGACCCAGCTCGCCGAGCGCTGGAGGCGCGTCAGCGACGACGCCATCAGCTTCGCCGACAGTCGCAACGCCCGCCTGCAGGAAGCGCTCGGGCTTTCGATCGCCACCACCGCCCAGCTCCTGTACAATGACCGAGCGTCGCTCGACGCCGCCCTCGCCGACGCCCTCGACCTGCAGCAGCGCGTCCGCAGCGGAGCGTGGCTTCAGGAGCGCCTGGGCGAGGTGATCCTGCAAACCGCCGCCTTTGCTGCGCCGAACACGGCGCGCTTTCAAGAGCAGCTCCAATCGCGCATCAAGGTGCTCTCCGAGATGGAACGGCGGATGGCGCTCAACACCGACGCGCGCGTGGTCGCGCTGAGCGCCCGCCAGGCGCAGCTTCCCCGCGAGGCAATCGCCCGCCTGGCCGACGCCGTGGCGGACGGGCACCGAGTCGCGCGTTTCTATGACGCGTCCGTCGACGCCCGCATCGCGCGCGAGATGGACGCGATCCGAAACGAGATGGCCCAAACACGGAGCGCCGAGGACTACCAGCAGCTCGCTGAAGCGGCTGAAGCCGCGATTCGGTCTCCCTGGAACACCCGAGGATTCCTTGAGTTCGGCGCGGCTGCGCTGCTCGGAGCCATCGCCATGATGGCGTGGGTCGGCCTCTTTGCCAGAGGAGGGCTCCCCCGTGCGCGCACTCGGGATATCAAACCCATCGGCTGGAGAGCGTCACCTCCGCTTCGATGGAGAGACAAGGTCGCGCGAACGCAGTCCACGACCTTGTCCATCTGGCCCCACGAGGTCATGTTCGGCAGCCATTGTACGCGCGACATTGGGCGTTACGTCGCCCGCGAGAAGGCCGCTCACGTCACGATCGTGACGGATCAGGGCGTCGCCCAGCAAGGCCTGGTGGACCCCGTGAAAGCCTCGCTCACCAAGGCCGGGGTGACGTGCGACGTCGTGGATCAGGTCTCGCGCGAAGTCCCTCACACCGTGATCGCCGAGATCGCGAGTCGCTGCCAGAAGTCGGGAACGGACTGGCTGGTCGCGGTCGGGGGCGGAAGCGTGATCGACACTGCGAAGGCGGTCGGGATCGTGTTGGCCAACGGCGGATCGATCCAAGACTACGAGGGTGTCGACCGCATCAGTCGCCCGATCACGCCGCTCTACGCGGTTCCGACCACCGCGGGCTCCGGGGCCGAAACCAGCCCCTTCTGCATCGTGCGGGACACCGCGCAGAAACGGAAGATCGAAATCTTCAGCCGCAAACTCATCCCGCAACGGATCTTCATCGATCCCTTGATGACCCGCTCGATGCCGCCGGAGCTGACCGCGAGCAGCGGGATGGATGCCCTGGCCAACGCCATCGAGGCGTATTTCTCCACGTTCGCGAATCCCGTGAGCGACACGCTCGCGCTGGACGCGATACGGTTGATCGCGGAGAACCTCCGCGCGGCCGTGGCCAACGGCAACAACCTGAAGGCCCGCCAGCAGATGGCGCTCGCGGCCTTCGAGGCCGGGCACGCCGCCGTCAACGCGAGGAGCGGCGCGGTGCACGCGCTCGGGCACTCGCTTTCGGGGCTGTTCGATATCCCGGAGCGGATCGGCGACGCGATTCTGCTGCCTCACGTGATGAAGGCCAACATGAACGCCGACATCAGGCGCATGGCCAAGGTGGCCGAGGCCCTGGGCGAATCCGTGGAGGGATTGAGCGTGCGCGCCGCGGCTCAGCGGGCGATCAACGCCGTGATGCTGCTCATGGTGGATGTGGGGCTTCCCACCAGCCTGACGCAAGTGGGTGTGGACAAGAGCGCAATCGCGACCCTGAGCGAACGAGCCTTGCAGGACCCGTTTCTGGCGACCAATCCGCGGGCGTTCAGCCGCAAGGACATCGCGGCGATCTACGAAGACGCGTTCATCGAGTACGCTGAAGTCGAGATGGAATCGACTCCGTCTCAAGGCACCAGCGCCACGGTCCCCTAA
- a CDS encoding PH domain-containing protein, with protein sequence MDSGDSPHGHEVTRWSGQPAWSEYVFLWFITLVFGVRAVLSVWWAQWGIVAIHVGGMAAFVGLAVFFRRTTRYTVTQDAIYRTVGVWGQREDRLPMSEVESVSVRQSGLDRLLGIGTVALHREDGTYVRLAGLRDPEVIRRKLEPLLRTAKPG encoded by the coding sequence ATGGACTCTGGTGACTCGCCACACGGCCATGAAGTCACCCGCTGGAGCGGCCAGCCGGCGTGGAGCGAGTACGTGTTTCTCTGGTTCATCACGCTGGTCTTCGGCGTCCGGGCTGTCTTGTCTGTGTGGTGGGCGCAGTGGGGAATCGTGGCAATCCACGTCGGGGGCATGGCCGCGTTCGTGGGTCTCGCGGTGTTTTTTCGGCGCACCACCCGGTACACCGTGACCCAGGACGCGATTTACCGAACGGTCGGCGTCTGGGGCCAACGCGAAGACCGATTGCCGATGTCCGAGGTGGAGTCGGTGAGCGTGCGGCAGAGTGGGCTGGATCGATTGCTCGGCATCGGCACGGTGGCGCTTCATCGTGAGGATGGAACCTACGTGCGGCTGGCGGGCCTGCGCGATCCAGAGGTGATCCGCCGCAAGCTGGAGCCGCTCCTCAGGACCGCCAAGCCAGGTTGA
- a CDS encoding DUF3047 domain-containing protein, whose amino-acid sequence MKATTAYVTILAVPALVLAFEPAVGATDLLVVGGFSRAVEGALPSGWKPQIFKKGRDAKQTVYGVVRDGDTTVVRAESVGAASGLEYEVPVDLREYPVLRWRWKVDNVVASGDPRRKDKDDYAARVYVTFAFEPEKVSFGERLRYKTARRLFGGVPYAAISYIWASRTPVGTVVDSPHMGNIVKIIVIESGKARVGDWVAEERNVYDDYRRAFGKEPPLVSGVAIMTDTDNTQERATAYYGDLVFVKEQTRALLP is encoded by the coding sequence ATGAAGGCCACGACGGCGTACGTCACCATCTTGGCTGTACCTGCGTTGGTCCTGGCGTTCGAACCAGCGGTCGGCGCAACGGATTTGTTGGTGGTCGGTGGCTTTTCCCGGGCAGTCGAAGGCGCGCTCCCCTCGGGTTGGAAACCGCAGATCTTTAAGAAGGGAAGAGACGCCAAACAGACCGTGTACGGCGTGGTCCGAGATGGAGATACGACGGTGGTGCGTGCTGAGAGCGTCGGTGCGGCTTCGGGGCTCGAGTACGAGGTGCCCGTGGACCTGAGGGAGTACCCGGTGTTGCGGTGGCGATGGAAGGTCGACAACGTGGTGGCGTCCGGTGATCCTCGTCGCAAGGACAAGGACGACTACGCGGCGCGGGTGTATGTGACTTTCGCATTCGAGCCCGAGAAGGTGAGCTTTGGCGAGCGCTTAAGATACAAGACCGCCCGGCGCTTGTTCGGCGGCGTGCCGTACGCGGCGATTTCCTATATTTGGGCGAGCCGCACGCCGGTGGGCACGGTGGTCGACAGTCCGCATATGGGGAACATCGTCAAAATCATCGTGATCGAGAGCGGCAAAGCGCGGGTGGGCGACTGGGTGGCCGAGGAACGAAATGTGTACGACGACTATCGGCGGGCGTTCGGCAAGGAACCGCCGCTGGTCAGCGGCGTCGCCATCATGACGGATACCGACAACACGCAGGAGCGCGCCACCGCGTATTACGGCGATCTGGTCTTTGTAAAGGAGCAGACCAGGGCCCTTCTTCCCTGA
- a CDS encoding transposase: MPRGPRLDAPGVVHHVVVRGIEQRKIFQNDDDRADFIRRIARLLPDTQTTCLAWCVLPNHVHLALRSGPRGLSFLMRRLLTGYAVAFNRRHGRVGHLFQNRYQSIVCEEEPYLLALVRYVHLNPLRAGIVNGLKALAEHPWCGHGALLGRVEHSWQETAEVLARFGDTPEQARREYAAFVAAEADVEEAPRTDTAELLAAGATAAQLPSRPVGADPNGAWGSPEFVAGLRARSARPPEQPDASCRFVVEAVCRALGLSPQALASGRRTRPLSNGRALVAYVARTRYRITGTELAEALGMSPPAVTFAERRGARLLKRRVDLRSGLREFLN, encoded by the coding sequence ATGCCGCGCGGGCCGCGTCTCGACGCTCCGGGGGTGGTGCACCACGTCGTGGTGCGTGGCATTGAGCAGCGAAAGATCTTTCAGAACGACGACGACCGCGCAGACTTCATCCGCCGCATAGCTCGCCTCCTCCCCGATACCCAAACAACGTGCCTGGCGTGGTGCGTGTTGCCGAACCATGTCCATCTCGCGCTGCGTTCGGGGCCGCGCGGGCTGTCGTTTCTGATGCGGCGCTTATTGACCGGGTACGCGGTCGCATTTAATCGTCGCCACGGCCGCGTGGGGCATCTCTTCCAGAACCGGTACCAGTCGATCGTGTGCGAGGAGGAACCCTACTTGCTCGCCTTGGTCCGATACGTACACCTGAATCCCCTCCGTGCCGGCATCGTGAACGGGCTCAAGGCGCTGGCGGAGCATCCTTGGTGCGGGCACGGCGCGCTGCTGGGTCGGGTCGAACACTCTTGGCAGGAAACCGCAGAGGTGCTAGCGCGGTTCGGGGACACGCCGGAGCAGGCTCGCAGAGAATACGCGGCGTTTGTCGCGGCGGAGGCCGATGTCGAGGAAGCGCCGCGGACAGACACCGCCGAGCTCTTGGCCGCTGGTGCGACCGCCGCGCAACTCCCGTCGCGTCCTGTGGGCGCTGATCCGAATGGCGCGTGGGGGAGCCCGGAGTTCGTGGCCGGCCTCCGCGCCCGAAGCGCGCGCCCCCCTGAGCAGCCGGATGCGAGCTGTCGGTTCGTGGTGGAGGCGGTCTGCCGCGCGCTCGGTCTCTCGCCGCAGGCGCTGGCGTCGGGGCGCCGCACGCGACCGCTCTCGAACGGCCGGGCCTTGGTAGCGTACGTGGCGCGCACGCGGTATCGGATCACAGGCACTGAGTTGGCCGAAGCGCTGGGCATGAGTCCGCCGGCCGTGACGTTTGCCGAACGCCGCGGCGCACGGCTTCTCAAGCGACGGGTTGATTTGAGGAGCGGTCTTCGAGAGTTTCTAAATTAA
- a CDS encoding NmrA/HSCARG family protein: MATKKLIAIAGATGAQGGGLARAILNDPTSGFAVRALTRDPKSEKAQALAKAGAEVVQATIDDEESVKRAFDGAYGAFCVTFFWDHFSPQREVDEARNMAQAAKRAGVQHVIWSTLEDTRRWVPLSDTRMPTLGERYKVPHFDGKGEADRLFTEAGLPVTLLLTSFYWENLIYFGMGPKKSADGKLAIAFPMGDKKLPGIATEDIGKAAYGIFKRSREFIGKTVGIAGEHLTGAQMASALARALGQEVGYHDMPPDAYRALGFPGADDLGNMFQFKRDFNEDFCGARSVSASRALNPALQDFATWLDRNAARIPIG; the protein is encoded by the coding sequence ATGGCTACGAAGAAGCTTATCGCCATTGCCGGGGCCACCGGCGCACAGGGTGGCGGATTGGCGCGCGCGATCCTGAACGACCCGACCAGCGGGTTCGCGGTCCGCGCGCTCACACGGGACCCGAAGTCCGAGAAAGCACAGGCGCTTGCCAAGGCCGGAGCGGAAGTCGTCCAAGCAACCATTGACGATGAGGAGAGCGTGAAGCGGGCATTCGACGGCGCGTACGGCGCGTTCTGCGTCACGTTCTTCTGGGACCACTTCTCGCCTCAGCGCGAGGTGGACGAGGCGCGCAACATGGCTCAAGCGGCCAAACGCGCCGGCGTTCAGCACGTGATCTGGTCCACACTGGAAGACACCCGTCGCTGGGTGCCCCTCAGCGACACGCGCATGCCCACGCTGGGGGAGCGGTATAAAGTGCCGCACTTCGACGGCAAGGGCGAGGCGGACCGCCTGTTCACCGAGGCGGGATTACCGGTCACGCTCCTGCTCACGTCGTTCTACTGGGAGAACCTCATCTACTTCGGCATGGGTCCCAAGAAGAGCGCGGATGGCAAGCTGGCGATCGCGTTCCCCATGGGCGACAAGAAACTCCCCGGTATCGCGACTGAGGATATCGGCAAGGCCGCCTACGGCATCTTTAAAAGGAGCCGTGAGTTTATCGGGAAGACCGTCGGCATCGCGGGCGAGCACCTGACCGGCGCTCAGATGGCGTCGGCGCTTGCCCGGGCCCTGGGTCAGGAGGTTGGTTACCACGACATGCCGCCCGACGCGTATCGCGCCTTGGGGTTTCCGGGCGCCGATGACCTCGGCAATATGTTTCAGTTCAAGCGCGATTTCAACGAGGACTTCTGCGGCGCCCGCAGCGTGTCGGCAAGCCGCGCGTTGAATCCGGCTCTGCAGGACTTTGCGACCTGGCTTGACCGCAACGCGGCTCGCATCCCGATCGGGTAA
- a CDS encoding GAF domain-containing protein: MTTRLADLRSCFEGAVPSAFATCDPDGTPNVAYLSQVHFVDDEHVALTYQFFNTTRQNILANPRGVVQIVDPDTAAHFRLHLEYLRTETEGPLFEKMKAKLAGIASHTGMSKVFRLRGSDVYRVVRIEHVFGEPAADASHTQRMLSSLRAGLVDLARCDDLARLFNEALQGLDKHFDIRHAMLLMHDERRNRLYAVASRGYPASGVGSEIGFGEGIVGVAARERTAIRISYAASEYLYGRVARAGFEQSGVDALETEIPFPGLQNSNSQLAVPLTRGRRLLGVLYVESPQARRFSYEDEDALEVFAGQLALSIQLLSDAAEPPDEPPAVAGPPAPVRGTPVAIRHFAADHSVFVDNEYLIKGVAGAILRKLIGDYVDAGRTEFTNCELRRDPSLGLPDITDNLEARLILLQRRLAERHAFLAIEKTGRGRFRLSVSRPLRLTDAPGR; encoded by the coding sequence ATGACCACTCGGCTCGCGGACCTGCGCAGTTGTTTTGAAGGCGCGGTGCCATCGGCGTTTGCGACGTGCGACCCGGACGGCACACCGAATGTTGCGTACCTGTCCCAGGTGCATTTCGTGGACGACGAGCACGTCGCGCTGACGTATCAGTTTTTCAACACCACCCGCCAAAACATCCTGGCCAACCCGCGAGGAGTGGTGCAGATTGTAGATCCCGACACAGCCGCCCACTTCCGCCTGCACCTCGAATACTTGCGCACCGAAACCGAAGGCCCATTGTTCGAGAAGATGAAGGCCAAGCTGGCCGGCATCGCCTCGCACACCGGGATGAGCAAGGTGTTTCGCTTGCGCGGCTCGGACGTGTACCGAGTGGTCCGGATCGAGCACGTGTTCGGCGAGCCAGCGGCCGACGCATCCCACACTCAACGCATGCTGTCGTCACTCCGCGCGGGTCTAGTCGATCTCGCCCGGTGCGACGACCTGGCGCGGCTGTTCAACGAGGCGTTGCAGGGACTGGATAAGCACTTTGACATTCGACACGCGATGTTGTTGATGCACGACGAACGCCGCAACCGGCTCTACGCCGTGGCCAGCCGCGGCTACCCCGCATCCGGCGTTGGTTCGGAGATCGGCTTCGGAGAAGGCATTGTCGGCGTTGCGGCGCGTGAACGGACGGCGATCCGCATTAGCTACGCGGCGAGCGAATACCTGTACGGTCGCGTGGCGCGGGCGGGGTTTGAGCAGAGCGGTGTGGATGCCCTTGAAACCGAGATTCCGTTTCCGGGCCTGCAGAATTCGAATAGTCAACTGGCCGTCCCGCTGACACGCGGGCGCCGCCTGCTCGGCGTCCTGTACGTGGAAAGCCCGCAAGCGCGGCGTTTCAGCTACGAGGACGAAGACGCCCTCGAGGTGTTTGCCGGCCAGTTGGCGCTGTCCATCCAGCTCTTGTCCGACGCGGCCGAACCGCCCGACGAACCGCCCGCCGTCGCCGGGCCGCCGGCACCGGTGCGCGGAACGCCGGTGGCGATCCGGCACTTCGCCGCCGACCACAGTGTGTTCGTCGACAACGAGTATCTGATCAAGGGTGTTGCCGGCGCGATCCTGCGCAAGCTGATCGGCGACTACGTCGACGCCGGAAGGACCGAGTTCACCAACTGCGAGCTGCGGCGCGATCCCTCACTGGGCTTGCCGGACATCACGGACAATCTCGAAGCGCGGCTGATTCTCCTGCAACGACGGCTCGCCGAGCGCCACGCGTTTCTCGCGATTGAAAAGACCGGGCGCGGCCGTTTCCGCCTGAGCGTTTCACGGCCCCTGCGGCTCACGGACGCGCCCGGTCGCTGA
- a CDS encoding cytochrome c has protein sequence MKIRLVSFTVLAAIAFLSYTALADSRPDADKAILDRGRYLVWIGGCNDCHTPGFPEAAGGIPEERWLTGNPVGFQGPWGTNYPKNLRLYMQNISEEQWLARVRKPMGPPMPWFNLRDMTDSDLLAIYHFVRSLGPAGVPAPAAVGPGVAVTTPYIEFFPKNLPKQAGK, from the coding sequence ATGAAGATTCGTCTCGTCAGCTTCACCGTACTGGCAGCCATCGCATTCCTGAGCTACACGGCCCTCGCCGACTCGAGGCCGGACGCGGACAAGGCCATTCTTGACCGCGGACGGTACCTGGTCTGGATCGGTGGGTGCAATGACTGCCACACCCCAGGCTTCCCGGAAGCCGCTGGCGGAATTCCCGAGGAGCGATGGCTGACCGGGAACCCGGTCGGATTCCAAGGTCCATGGGGCACGAACTATCCCAAGAATCTCCGCCTCTATATGCAAAACATCTCCGAGGAGCAGTGGCTCGCGCGCGTGCGAAAGCCCATGGGACCGCCCATGCCGTGGTTCAATCTGCGCGACATGACTGACAGCGACCTGCTCGCGATCTATCACTTTGTGCGCTCGCTCGGCCCGGCCGGCGTACCCGCGCCCGCCGCGGTAGGACCCGGCGTGGCGGTCACGACGCCGTATATCGAGTTTTTCCCCAAGAACCTGCCGAAGCAGGCGGGGAAATAA
- a CDS encoding outer membrane lipoprotein-sorting protein — translation MTIKTLANGFRVTIFLLIAGTAPGALRSADAGDVFVEEVVQHVTAQDNAISDQTASVLVRQVDARGVERVSTHRLYWKNLLGDKGLIGKALLVTQTPLDKRGEGFLLWQMERANDSQAWLYLPDLRQVRRVAIAGHEHHEHGSRRQPALDLGFEQLGTRLVGTTGQLVGKEAIDGVDHLILDDRSTVTNDLLPLRRFWISFADWTIGKIEYRDATGRLIRTQRITWEHLDQGWVWKRTEIQPAGSSGKTIVELSDIAVNTGLADRLFTVENLKSGRLP, via the coding sequence ATGACCATCAAGACACTGGCCAATGGATTCCGCGTGACCATCTTCCTGCTGATCGCGGGCACGGCGCCCGGGGCCCTGCGCAGCGCCGACGCCGGCGACGTGTTCGTGGAAGAAGTGGTACAGCACGTTACGGCCCAAGACAACGCCATCAGCGACCAAACCGCGAGCGTGCTGGTCCGTCAAGTGGACGCCCGCGGCGTCGAGCGCGTGAGCACCCATCGCCTCTATTGGAAGAACCTGCTGGGCGACAAAGGGTTGATCGGCAAGGCGCTGTTGGTCACGCAGACGCCGCTCGATAAACGCGGCGAGGGCTTCTTGCTCTGGCAAATGGAGCGGGCAAACGACTCCCAGGCCTGGTTGTACTTGCCTGATTTGCGTCAGGTCCGTCGCGTGGCGATCGCGGGTCACGAGCACCACGAACACGGAAGCCGGCGGCAGCCTGCGCTGGATCTCGGTTTCGAACAGCTCGGCACCCGCCTCGTGGGCACAACCGGACAACTCGTGGGGAAGGAAGCGATCGACGGCGTGGATCACCTGATACTGGACGACCGCTCCACCGTGACCAACGACCTGTTGCCGTTACGCCGCTTCTGGATCTCGTTTGCGGATTGGACGATCGGAAAGATCGAATACCGCGACGCCACCGGGCGCCTGATCCGCACCCAGCGAATCACGTGGGAGCACCTTGACCAAGGCTGGGTGTGGAAGCGGACCGAAATTCAACCTGCGGGCAGCTCAGGCAAGACGATCGTCGAATTGAGCGACATTGCGGTCAACACCGGCCTCGCTGACCGCCTGTTCACGGTCGAAAACCTCAAATCCGGAAGGTTGCCCTGA
- a CDS encoding antitoxin Xre-like helix-turn-helix domain-containing protein — MSTPQLAPPTPPDEPYSKDVADFVDFLRKGSPGPYAYVILLGLKAFDSARLLRMVESGLSFKTLERFQRNFSLSQSQMTALVHIAPRTLARRRQEGHLTPEESDRLLRATRLLARALELFEGDTVATRKWLSSPQAALGGAVPFDLARTEVGSREVEAAISRIEHGVFV, encoded by the coding sequence ATGAGCACCCCTCAACTGGCCCCGCCGACGCCGCCGGACGAACCGTACTCGAAAGACGTCGCGGATTTCGTGGATTTTCTGCGAAAAGGCAGCCCGGGACCTTATGCGTATGTGATCCTGTTGGGCCTGAAGGCGTTCGATTCGGCCCGCCTGCTTCGCATGGTGGAAAGTGGCCTGTCGTTCAAAACGCTCGAGCGCTTTCAGCGCAACTTCTCGCTCTCGCAGTCGCAGATGACCGCACTCGTGCACATCGCGCCCCGAACCCTGGCGCGTCGCCGCCAGGAAGGCCATCTCACCCCGGAGGAGTCGGATCGGCTGCTGCGTGCCACCCGGTTGCTCGCCCGAGCGCTGGAGTTGTTCGAGGGAGACACGGTCGCCACCAGGAAATGGCTGTCGAGCCCTCAGGCCGCGCTGGGCGGCGCGGTGCCGTTTGATTTGGCTCGGACCGAGGTCGGTTCGCGTGAGGTGGAAGCGGCGATCAGCCGGATCGAGCACGGCGTCTTTGTGTAA
- the truA gene encoding tRNA pseudouridine(38-40) synthase TruA translates to MKAPRERLPHRRPDVRRAKLVATAAGSHFKLTIEYDGSRYRGWQEQSNAMTVQEVIKNALNELLAKDYQMAGAGRTDAGVHALAQVVSLHSPRVIAPSVLLDELNRRLTKDVNVLKVEPVGPDFHARHSAVARYYLYQISLRRTAFAKNYCWWVKHALDLGAIDRSLPAFLGLHDYKAFADARTGDGSTKVQVDELRVTRHRELLMIRIGASHFLWKMVRRIVGVLVRIGSKEVPAGLALSELSRRYAQQIPTWTAPAAGLFLERVCYPGDPPPGEPKPLIAL, encoded by the coding sequence GTGAAAGCACCACGCGAGCGCCTGCCCCACCGGCGTCCCGATGTGCGACGGGCCAAGCTGGTCGCGACTGCTGCAGGGAGTCACTTCAAACTCACGATCGAATACGACGGGTCTCGCTACCGGGGGTGGCAGGAACAGAGCAACGCCATGACGGTGCAGGAAGTGATCAAGAACGCGCTGAACGAACTCTTGGCTAAGGACTACCAGATGGCCGGAGCCGGGCGGACCGACGCCGGGGTCCACGCCCTCGCGCAGGTGGTCTCGCTCCACTCCCCGCGCGTGATCGCCCCGTCGGTATTGCTCGACGAACTCAACCGGCGCCTGACCAAAGACGTGAACGTGCTCAAGGTCGAACCCGTGGGACCGGATTTCCACGCCCGGCATTCCGCCGTCGCTCGCTATTACCTTTACCAGATCAGCCTGCGACGTACAGCGTTTGCGAAAAACTACTGTTGGTGGGTGAAGCACGCGCTCGACCTGGGCGCCATCGACCGCTCGTTGCCAGCGTTTCTCGGCCTGCACGACTACAAAGCCTTCGCGGACGCACGGACGGGGGACGGTTCTACCAAAGTCCAGGTGGACGAGCTGCGGGTCACGCGCCACCGCGAGCTGCTCATGATCCGAATCGGCGCCTCCCACTTTCTCTGGAAGATGGTGCGCCGGATCGTGGGCGTGTTGGTCAGAATCGGCTCGAAGGAGGTTCCGGCGGGACTCGCGCTCTCAGAGCTCAGCCGGCGGTACGCCCAGCAGATTCCCACCTGGACCGCCCCCGCCGCCGGCCTGTTCTTGGAGCGTGTGTGCTACCCCGGCGACCCACCGCCGGGTGAACCGAAGCCGCTGATCGCGCTGTAA
- a CDS encoding ester cyclase, with amino-acid sequence MNTKLPVMIAVLLAWIQVGCTDSKSAAELAKVRMTEQMEQANLATFDDLDFNVFSGQKWDELGKSHSKDIIVHWPDGRTTTGIEPHIEDLKAMFVFAPDTRIKEHPIKIASGDRTAVMGVTEGTFTQPMPIGDGKTIPPTGKAFKVTMVTIGHWKDGVMDEEWLMSDNQTFMKQIGLAR; translated from the coding sequence ATGAACACGAAGCTTCCGGTAATGATCGCGGTGCTGCTTGCATGGATACAGGTCGGCTGCACGGATTCCAAGAGCGCGGCTGAGTTGGCGAAGGTCAGGATGACGGAGCAGATGGAACAGGCGAATCTGGCGACCTTCGACGATCTGGATTTCAACGTCTTTTCCGGTCAGAAGTGGGACGAGCTCGGCAAGAGCCATTCCAAGGACATCATCGTTCACTGGCCCGACGGCCGGACCACCACCGGGATCGAGCCGCACATCGAAGACCTGAAGGCTATGTTCGTGTTTGCGCCCGACACGCGGATCAAAGAGCACCCGATCAAGATCGCATCGGGCGACCGGACCGCGGTCATGGGAGTCACGGAGGGGACCTTCACTCAGCCGATGCCGATCGGCGACGGTAAGACCATCCCGCCGACCGGCAAGGCGTTTAAGGTGACCATGGTCACGATCGGGCACTGGAAAGACGGTGTGATGGACGAGGAATGGTTGATGTCGGATAACCAAACCTTCATGAAACAGATCGGCCTGGCTCGATAG
- a CDS encoding RES domain-containing protein produces MITSWRIVKKPYATHAFDGEGARASGGRWNSPGVKMVYTADSPALATLEILVQLGNPTILPSFVLISATFEESLVTRVQPHTLPAKWRSYPAPPELQRRGDEWLLSRSSAVLAVPSAVVEHHTNYLINPEHPHFPTITRSSPQPFEFDLRLLRKP; encoded by the coding sequence GTGATAACGAGCTGGCGTATCGTCAAGAAGCCCTACGCCACCCACGCGTTCGACGGCGAGGGCGCACGCGCCAGCGGCGGGCGTTGGAACTCGCCGGGCGTCAAGATGGTCTACACCGCGGACTCCCCCGCGCTCGCGACGCTTGAGATCCTCGTCCAGCTCGGCAACCCCACCATCCTGCCGAGTTTCGTGCTGATCTCCGCCACGTTCGAGGAATCCCTAGTCACCCGTGTCCAGCCCCACACCCTGCCCGCCAAGTGGCGTTCGTATCCGGCACCGCCTGAATTGCAGCGACGCGGAGACGAATGGCTCCTCTCCCGATCCTCGGCGGTCCTGGCCGTGCCCAGCGCCGTGGTGGAGCATCACACCAACTACCTGATCAACCCCGAACACCCCCACTTCCCCACCATCACCCGCTCCTCGCCCCAGCCGTTTGAGTTCGACCTGCGGCTACTGAGGAAACCCTAA